Sequence from the Colletotrichum higginsianum IMI 349063 chromosome 6, whole genome shotgun sequence genome:
AAACAGCATTGCGAAAGAAGCATCGGAGGCCGCTCGACTTTCGACGATCTATATTAGTGCAAGTGATGGCTTCGTCCATCTGACGAGACACAGCTCTTCCCTCTGGGGCAGAGGGGGGCGGGCACAAGATAGTCGCCATGACGAGATCCCCAGAAGCCCCCTGAAAAAATAACGTATAAGAAATAAAGCATCCGTAGAAGAAGTGAAATTGTGATAACTAGGTGACCACCTACACACCACAAAAAAGAcgggggggagagaaggaaaCACTCCACACAAGCGCATGGCTCTGATACTGGACCAGCATTGCATGTTCTGAGACACCAGGTGACAAGGTCCACTCAGCTCAGATCCACGAACGGGAAAAGCGCCGCTTCAGGGATCATGGGAAGTGCCACTTGCAAGGCGGTTCGTTTTGGGGGGGGCATCAGTCCGCGTCCACGGAGAATTTTATGTTCGGGGACTTTCGATTAAGTCGGTTTGCTACGGCGGAGGCCTCGAGTTTAAACGAATCGCACTTGGAAAGGTTGCTAAAGTTTGTACGGCTAGAAGTATCGCAGCTGATCAATGCCGGCCTTATTCACTGGTGCTGGGAATCATTCCCCGAGACATCCTCCCCGTCCTTGGAACCAGAGCGCCCACCCACAGACAGAAACAAGCTGCTTTCCCTGTCCCCGGATGAACTATTTATCAGCATCTCGCTCGATTCGCGGCTTTCAGGGGGTCGTTGACCACGCCGCATATGTTCGCATTACCTTGCTCATCGTCTTACATATACCGTACGCCCGATTGCTTAGTTGTAAAATCACATCCAGAGTGGTTCGCGGTGCTTCCACAATCCATCGCTCCAAGGACTTGTACGCCGAGTGCGCAACGCCAGCGCTTTCGATGATAATCAAATCGCTGTGGCCCAACGGAGAGTGTTTCAATCCGCCATGCATTCTGTTTGCCACTAAACCCTTCGAACATCGTGCCCGAACGGTATTCAGTTATCTTCTCCACGTCTCCGGCTTGTGAGACAAGACGGGCCTGGATTCTGCTTTATAGTACGAGTTACAATTACTAGGCCAAGATGATGCACAGTTCACTGTCACCCATCGGCGTGCGAGCCAACCGTGGCTCCGAAGCTATTCGGAACGTTGTATACGGGTTCACAGAAATTTCGATGTCCTTCGGTTGATTGGGGGTCATCATGAGGCGGCAGAGCAAAGAGTGTTATCGCTGGCGCCTGGGGCCGCGGGCCCAAAGACATCTCCCAACTTTACGCCCAACTGGACAATGGTATGCTCATAGACTCGTGCGGCATCCATATAAatgctgtcgtcgtcgtcgtaatcgtcgtcgtcgtcgtcgtcccgtGCCAAGCCCGTTGTATCGTCAATACCGATGTCGTTTCCCATTGTGGTGTTCGTCTCACTATCGTCCACTTCCGTTTCGTCGTCCTTGCTGTCATCATCAGGCTCCCTGCTGAGAACCTCGACAACAGCCAGCCTAGTTTGCTCCACAGAGCTTCGGCAACGAACCATGTCCGTCGTGGACATGCCTGCTCTCATGCCGTTCTCGAAACCGGGCAGAGTAGCTTTTGTTTCTATGTCGCGGCCAGACAAAAGACTTGCAAAGCAGTGATCCAATTTCTTCAAGACGGAAAAGGCAGCTCTGGGAGAAGGTGGAAATGAGTCAATCCACTGCGTGAAGTCACTGGCGATGTTCAAGAGAAATGGGATCTGTATGCTCGCTGCAGAACCGAGTCAGAGGTGGTGTTTCAAGGCATTCACGACGCCTTCGTCCATCTAGCTGGGGGCATGGGTTCCTCACGGGTTCCAGATAGCCATAGgacgtcgatgacgccgTGGAGGTCTTTGCAAAGCTCGGCAAAAGTCTTATAGCCGACGACTTGATCGCCAGGCTCCGGGTTCCCATGCTTCTTGACATAGCGACGGTTGACTACAGCCAAGCGTTCCTCGACGTATCTACGCACCGTTTCTTCCTTGTTCGATCCCGGTCGCAGCGATCTGGCGCGAGGATGTGGAAGAGTCGCGCTGGAGCGGACGGAGGCGGTGCTAGGAGCGGGCGACGGGAGAGTTTGCGAAGGGAAGAAGCCGCCCGGTCCCGACGGTTGTGGGGTGTCAGCCATTGTCTTGACGTGCGTCTGCCGGTTAATGCAATAGTAGGGCCGCCTTTCGCATCGTCGGCGGGAGGCACGAGCATGGACTTTCTTTCGCCTTTTTGGAGCGCGCAGGGTGTTGAGGGCGGAGTAGGAATCCGTAGCACTCACCCCCACCAAGGTTGCTAGGTGGTTggttccttcccttcccatGTCCCATgtggtaggtaggtaaggtaggtacgtGTGCTGACGTTGGCACCACATGCACACGCTGGGTTACCAGCCACACTCCTTGGTCTCCACAATGATGGtctgcccgccgccacccgTGGCTCGTTTGGGTGACGTCCAGCTCAATCGAAAATTTCGGCTGTCTGCGACCAGAGCTTCCTGTGTGCAGCTGGCCCGTTTCCAACCTCACATCGTGACGAAGTCAAGATCCGACAATCTTCCTCCACGACGCCAACACTCCCCACTAAAACAAGCTCGTCCTGCGATCTCTTTTCCTCTACACATCACATTCTACCGTCAACATGCCTCCCAAAAGAATTGTTGTCGAGCGAGGCAGCCCTCGCTCCCGCCAGCCCAAGGGCTACTTCAGATCCACCTACGATGCCCTGACCTCCTCCGAGAATGCGCCCGTCGTCCGCAGCATTGTCGTCTTCGGTGTAAGTTTCATCTGAGATTTCGTGCCTTCTCAAGGCCGGGCTTGCTAACAGGAATCACTAGGCTGCCGTGACCTTcctctcgagctcctgggGCGAgttccttcttcctccgtGAGTATTTCTTCGATAGCCTCTGCCTCTGTTGCCTCTAACCATTGCTAATGTTCGTGTCGCAGTCAATAAACGATTCTTCCATTACCGAATAACGGTCCATGTATAATCACGTTCTTGTTGCCGCGAAAGAGAAGCTGGCTGTACAATAGTTCAATGACGATGAGCCTCGAGGCTACAGGGAATGGCATCCGAGGTCTGGCGTTTCTCGAGTTTGTGGCCTACACCAGTTGGGGGTTAACGAATTTCACACTCATGCACCTTGTACTTCGGTCACGTTGAATGCTACTTTTGTCGTGATTCATGGGATCGACGGACGCAGACCTTTCGGGGCAGCCTAATAAGCACCAATACCCGCCAAAGGCCGGTGGGGTTTCTATCTTCCCTTCCAGTGGATAATGTGGCAGACCGCGTACACAAGGCGATGAAGGCGGTCAAACTAAGTCGTACCACTAGCGGTTACGCTCTAGAGTTCCTGCTGACTGACGCAAGTAGACCAAATGCTTGATTAGGAGGTTCAACTAGCACTTTCAACTGATGAAACACGGAATCCACATCCCCCGGTAACCTCTTTAGGGGTTGACCTCAAATCAACTCGGCGTTTTGGCAAGTTCCGTTACACTTTTGATAAAGTGAGAGAGCGGCCCATCCGCCACACATCTCACTCTGGCTACCTGGACAAGGCATGTTGCAGCCTCCCCAGAGCCCCTTTCTGGGCATACGGTCATCAGCCACCGAGTTACCGCACCAGCATTCTTTGGCATACTCCAGACCCGCATATGCGAAGCCCTTTCCGTTGCAATGCTTGATGCAAGCATCAACTGTCATGCCGTCGCTGGACGTTTTTGCGCTCGGGAGAGTGCGACCCTGGCCCGACGGATCGCGGGCACAGCCAAGGTATCTGTACTTAAGTGTGCTCGTCACGTCCTTGTATCCCCACTGAGGCAAAGAAATCTGTGT
This genomic interval carries:
- a CDS encoding Meiotic recombination protein DMC1; protein product: MWCQRQHTYLPYLPTTWDMGREGTNHLATLVGVSATDSYSALNTLRAPKRRKKVHARASRRRCERRPYYCINRQTHVKTMADTPQPSGPGGFFPSQTLPSPAPSTASVRSSATLPHPRARSLRPGSNKEETVRRYVEERLAVVNRRYVKKHGNPEPGDQVVGYKTFAELCKDLHGVIDVLWLSGTPSIQIPFLLNIASDFTQWIDSFPPSPRAAFSVLKKLDHCFASLLSGRDIETKATLPGFENGMRAGMSTTDMVRCRSSVEQTRLAVVEVLSREPDDDSKDDETEVDDSETNTTMGNDIGIDDTTGLARDDDDDDDYDDDDSIYMDAARVYEHTIVQLGVKLGDVFGPAAPGASDNTLCSAAS